The DNA region GGGTCAGCTTTCCTGCAACAACGCCCAAGGCGAGTATTACCTGACCGACTGTGTGGCCTTGGCCCGCGCGGATGAGCAGATGGTGGAGGCGGTTCAAACCGCCGACCATATGCAGGTGCAGGGCGTCAATGATCGTGTTCAATTGGCCGATCTTGAGCGCCGTTGGCAGCGTCGCTGTGCTGAGACCCTGATGCGTCAAGGCGTCACCCTGGCGGACCCGCACAGACTGGACCTAAGGGGGTCCCTCAAGGCGGGAGAAGACTGTTTCATCGATGTGAACTGCGTTATCGAAGGTGAGGTGCAACTGGGAGCCGGTGTGCGAATCGGTCCGCATTGTGTGCTGCGCAACTGCACATTAGAGAAGGGCGTTGAGGTCAAGGCCTTCAGCCATATTGAGGGCGCCCAACTCGGTGCTCACTGCGTTATCGGTCCTTATGCTCGACTGCGGCCGGGCACCAAGCTTGCCGAGCAAGTTCGCGTGGGTAACTTTGTAGAGACAAAGAAGGCTGAGGTGGGTAAAGGCAGCAAAATTAACCACCTGAGTTATGTTGGAGATGCGCAGCTTGGCTCTGGCGTCAATGTTGGGGCAGGCACGATCACCTGTAACTATGACGGGGTGAATAAGCATCAGACCCATATCGGCAATGATGCCTTCATCGGGTCGAACTCTGCCCTCGTTGCACCCGTGTCTATAGGTACCGGGGCGACCATTGCGGCTGGAAGCACCATCACCAAGGATGCACCAGAAAATGCACTCACGGTCGCTAGAACGAAGCAGCGCAGCATTGCCGACTGGGCCCGCCCCCAGAAAAAACTGAAGTAAACGTAGGGAAAAACTGACAAAGCTCTTTAGGAAGTCGTACAGATTGTCTGCCTCCACCTATGAGCGAATGCCGTAGTAGTTCGTGATGCTCGCGTTCCGGCGTGGTGTAACAGCCGCGTCGAGCTAGGCATCAGCTACACGGAGCGTAGTTAGCAAGCTGACTACGCTAATCGTTATCAG from Oceanococcus sp. HetDA_MAG_MS8 includes:
- the glmU gene encoding bifunctional UDP-N-acetylglucosamine diphosphorylase/glucosamine-1-phosphate N-acetyltransferase GlmU, encoding MNLHIVILAAGAGTRMKSAQPKVLHCLAGRPLLGHVLHTAQSLTPAQTHVVYGHGGDMVRSEFAGYDLNWVLQDQQLGTGHAVQQAMPAIPDEAHVLVLYGDVPGLQPDTAKELLRAAADGLSILTVHMEDPSGYGRIIRSADGTVQAIVEHKDADPAQLSVQEVNTGFMAAPAKRLRNWLGQLSCNNAQGEYYLTDCVALARADEQMVEAVQTADHMQVQGVNDRVQLADLERRWQRRCAETLMRQGVTLADPHRLDLRGSLKAGEDCFIDVNCVIEGEVQLGAGVRIGPHCVLRNCTLEKGVEVKAFSHIEGAQLGAHCVIGPYARLRPGTKLAEQVRVGNFVETKKAEVGKGSKINHLSYVGDAQLGSGVNVGAGTITCNYDGVNKHQTHIGNDAFIGSNSALVAPVSIGTGATIAAGSTITKDAPENALTVARTKQRSIADWARPQKKLK